One genomic segment of Mycolicibacterium neworleansense includes these proteins:
- a CDS encoding AMP-binding protein, which produces MPTPQSSILSMLHGRASLRPDDVAFTFTDYADDPAGVTETLTWSELSRRTMSVAREIGLHGSVGDRAVILAPQGLEYILAFLGSMQAGFVAVPLPLPHRGSSHDRVSAVFVDTKPSVVLTTSAVAEDVGDYVDQSRMNTAPKIVVIDSLNLDADDVSDESDGGPAEFPATAYLQYSSGSTRLPTGVMISHRNVQANFEQLMRGFFADAQLRSAKATIVSWLPFYHDMGLVLGVCAPILSGYPAVLTSPLAFLERPSRWIRALAESPQTFSAAPNFAFDLAARKTKDADLAGLDLGGVIGIINGAERVEPATLERFADRFAHFDFREDMLRPSYGLAEATVFVATGTWRESSEVGHFDVDELSAGRVRRCAAGSGTALVKYDLPQSPVVRIVDSDTNRECAQDVVGEIWVHGDNVAAGYWSRSPEEQQCFGATLVDPTPGTPDGPWLKTGDLGFVSDDDLFIVGRIKDLLIIRGRNHYPEDIEATVQQITGGRVAAISVPVNSTEKLVTVIEVKKRGESTVEAVHWLKEIKSDVTSAISNAHGLNVGDLVLVSPGSIPTTTSGKVRRAACVEQYRQDEFTRLDV; this is translated from the coding sequence ATGCCAACCCCCCAGTCATCAATTCTGTCGATGCTGCATGGGCGCGCCAGTCTGCGCCCCGACGATGTGGCCTTCACCTTCACCGATTACGCCGACGATCCCGCGGGCGTCACCGAGACCCTGACGTGGTCTGAGCTGTCCCGCCGGACGATGAGTGTGGCGCGCGAGATCGGGCTTCACGGGTCGGTCGGTGACCGGGCGGTGATCCTGGCGCCGCAGGGGCTCGAGTACATCTTGGCGTTCCTGGGATCGATGCAGGCCGGGTTCGTTGCGGTGCCGCTGCCCTTGCCGCATCGCGGCTCAAGCCATGACCGGGTGAGTGCGGTGTTCGTCGACACCAAACCGTCGGTTGTCCTGACGACATCCGCGGTCGCCGAGGATGTCGGAGACTACGTGGATCAGTCACGTATGAACACCGCTCCGAAGATCGTCGTGATCGATTCGCTGAATCTGGACGCCGACGACGTATCAGACGAATCCGACGGTGGCCCCGCCGAATTCCCCGCCACGGCGTACCTGCAGTACAGCTCGGGTTCGACCCGGCTGCCCACGGGCGTGATGATCTCGCACCGCAACGTCCAGGCGAATTTCGAGCAGCTGATGCGGGGCTTCTTCGCGGATGCGCAGCTCAGATCCGCCAAGGCGACGATCGTGTCGTGGTTGCCCTTCTACCATGACATGGGCCTGGTGCTGGGTGTCTGCGCGCCCATCCTGAGCGGCTATCCCGCGGTACTGACCAGCCCGTTGGCGTTCCTGGAGCGGCCGTCCAGGTGGATCCGCGCACTCGCTGAGAGTCCTCAGACCTTTTCCGCGGCACCGAATTTCGCCTTCGACCTGGCGGCTCGTAAGACCAAGGATGCCGACCTCGCCGGCCTGGACCTCGGCGGGGTGATCGGCATCATCAACGGCGCCGAGCGGGTGGAACCGGCCACCTTGGAACGGTTCGCAGATCGCTTCGCCCACTTCGATTTTCGCGAGGACATGCTGCGTCCGTCGTACGGGCTGGCCGAGGCAACGGTATTCGTGGCCACCGGCACGTGGCGGGAATCGTCGGAGGTGGGTCACTTCGACGTCGATGAGTTGTCTGCGGGCCGGGTGCGGCGCTGCGCGGCCGGATCCGGCACTGCGCTCGTGAAATACGACCTGCCGCAGTCACCGGTGGTGCGGATCGTCGACTCCGACACGAACCGGGAATGTGCGCAGGACGTGGTCGGCGAGATCTGGGTGCACGGCGACAACGTCGCGGCCGGCTACTGGAGCAGGTCGCCCGAGGAGCAGCAGTGCTTCGGCGCCACCCTCGTCGATCCGACGCCGGGCACGCCGGACGGACCGTGGCTGAAAACCGGTGATCTGGGCTTCGTCTCCGATGACGACCTGTTCATCGTCGGGCGCATCAAGGATCTACTGATCATCCGCGGTCGCAATCACTATCCCGAGGACATCGAGGCAACGGTCCAGCAGATCACCGGCGGCCGGGTCGCGGCGATCTCGGTTCCGGTGAACAGCACCGAGAAGCTGGTGACGGTGATCGAGGTCAAGAAGCGGGGAGAGTCCACCGTGGAGGCGGTGCACTGGCTCAAGGAGATCAAGAGCGATGTCACTTCGGCGATCTCCAATGCGCACGGGTTGAACGTCGGGGATCTCGTCCTGGTGTCTCCGGGCTCGATTCCGACGACGACGAGCGGCAAGGTCCGGCGCGCGGCCTGCGTCGAGCAGTACCGGCAGGACGAATTCACGCGCTTGGACGTCTGA
- a CDS encoding succinate dehydrogenase/fumarate reductase iron-sulfur subunit, whose product MSAYNANLRVWRGDDTGGELQDYTVEVNDGEVVLDIIHRLQATQTPDLAVRWNCKAGKCGSCSAEINGRPRLMCMTRMSTFDPSETVTVTPLRTFPVMRDLVTDVSFNYEKARQIPSFTPPKELQPGEYRMQQEDVERSQEFRKCIECFLCQNVCHVVRDHEENKEAFAGPRFHMRIAELDMHPLDVLDRKEMAQDEFGLGYCNITKCCTEVCPENIKITDNALIPMKERVADRKYDPIVWLGNKLFRRS is encoded by the coding sequence ATGAGTGCGTATAACGCGAACCTACGCGTCTGGCGCGGCGACGACACCGGAGGCGAGCTGCAGGACTACACCGTCGAGGTGAACGACGGCGAGGTGGTGCTCGACATCATCCACCGGCTGCAGGCCACCCAGACTCCCGACCTGGCGGTGCGGTGGAACTGCAAGGCCGGCAAGTGCGGGTCCTGCTCGGCCGAGATCAACGGCCGCCCGCGGCTGATGTGCATGACCCGGATGTCGACCTTCGATCCGTCCGAAACCGTCACAGTGACGCCGCTGCGGACGTTCCCGGTGATGCGCGATCTGGTGACCGATGTGTCGTTCAACTACGAAAAAGCCCGCCAGATCCCGTCTTTCACGCCGCCCAAGGAGCTGCAGCCCGGTGAGTACCGGATGCAGCAGGAGGATGTCGAGCGCAGCCAGGAATTCCGCAAGTGCATCGAGTGCTTCCTGTGCCAGAACGTCTGCCACGTGGTGCGCGACCACGAGGAGAACAAGGAGGCGTTCGCCGGGCCGCGGTTCCACATGCGGATCGCCGAGTTGGACATGCATCCCCTCGACGTCCTTGACCGCAAGGAGATGGCGCAGGACGAGTTCGGCCTTGGCTACTGCAACATCACCAAATGCTGCACCGAGGTGTGCCCGGAGAACATCAAGATCACCGACAACGCGCTGATCCCGATGAAGGAACGGGTTGCCGACCGCAAGTACGACCCGATCGTGTGGCTGGGCAACAAGCTGTTCAGGCGTAGCTAG
- a CDS encoding isopenicillin N synthase family dioxygenase, which translates to MTSVQTALPVVDLNDAPERLRQVAHDVGFFYLTGHGVPSELSDRLLAAARRLFALPQAAKDAVAMTNSPHFRGYTRLGGELTGGRVDWREQLDIGPELAPLADPDQDYLRLQGPNQWPAGLPELPEVIAQWDAELARVGRVLLRRWATGLGADPGVFDAAFADTPATLIKIVRYPAQADTDQGVGAHRDAGVLTLLLAEPGSRGLQVRGSDGAFIDVDPLPGAFIVNIGEMLEVASGGYLRATEHRVQVSAAERISVPYFFNPRLDAGLPVLTLPEGLAGHARGVSNDPSNDRIYPVYGRNAWKSRVRAHPDVAAAHGYGRAEQV; encoded by the coding sequence GTGACGTCTGTGCAGACGGCCCTGCCGGTCGTCGATCTGAACGACGCGCCTGAGCGGCTGCGCCAGGTCGCGCACGACGTGGGCTTCTTCTATCTCACCGGCCACGGTGTCCCCTCCGAGCTGTCGGACCGATTACTGGCCGCTGCGCGCCGCCTGTTCGCCTTGCCTCAGGCGGCCAAGGATGCGGTGGCGATGACCAACAGTCCGCACTTCCGGGGCTACACCCGGCTGGGCGGTGAACTGACCGGTGGCCGCGTGGATTGGCGGGAACAGCTCGACATCGGCCCGGAGCTCGCCCCGCTGGCCGATCCCGATCAGGACTACCTGCGGCTACAGGGCCCCAACCAGTGGCCGGCCGGCCTGCCGGAGCTGCCCGAGGTCATCGCGCAGTGGGACGCCGAACTGGCCCGGGTCGGGCGGGTGCTGCTGCGGCGCTGGGCGACCGGTCTGGGCGCCGATCCCGGTGTCTTCGACGCCGCGTTCGCCGACACCCCGGCCACCCTGATCAAGATCGTGCGGTATCCGGCCCAGGCCGACACCGACCAGGGGGTGGGTGCGCACCGCGACGCCGGGGTACTGACCCTGCTCCTCGCCGAACCGGGATCCCGTGGTCTACAGGTTCGCGGCAGCGATGGCGCGTTCATCGACGTCGATCCGCTGCCCGGGGCCTTCATCGTCAACATCGGCGAGATGCTGGAGGTCGCCAGCGGCGGCTATCTGCGGGCCACCGAGCACCGGGTGCAGGTCAGCGCCGCTGAGCGCATCTCGGTGCCCTACTTCTTCAATCCCCGACTCGACGCCGGTCTGCCTGTGCTGACGCTTCCCGAGGGACTCGCCGGCCATGCCCGCGGCGTGAGCAACGACCCGTCCAACGACCGCATCTATCCGGTGTACGGACGCAATGCGTGGAAGAGCCGGGTGCGCGCGCACCCGGACGTGGCCGCCGCTCATGGCTATGGGCGGGCGGAACAGGTGTGA
- a CDS encoding AAA family ATPase: MQLSGPQLSHEDLQRVGGTIQYLHNALSAKIVGQKTLQQSLLIGLIASGHVLLESVPGLAKTTAAKTLAESLSARFQRIQCTPDLLPSDITGGQIWDQKNGEFKVSFGPVHANIVLLDEINRSSAKTQSAMLEAMEERQTTIGGTVYPLPNPFLVLATQNPIDQEGTYQLSEAQMDRFMLKDILTYPTAEDEEEVISRVAGGVFETRPEAGNGQLDIQRVLWLQAMFKRVFIDRSIVKYTTYIVNATRHPKNYLEPQLADLIQFGASPRATISLCRAACAHALLEGRPYAVPDDVKAVAKRVLRHRIILKFQASAQGVTPEYLIDGILHRVPTP, from the coding sequence ATGCAGTTGTCCGGACCTCAGCTGTCCCATGAGGACCTCCAGCGCGTCGGCGGGACGATCCAGTACCTGCACAACGCGCTGTCAGCCAAGATCGTCGGCCAGAAAACCCTGCAACAGTCCCTGTTGATCGGACTCATCGCCTCGGGTCACGTCTTGCTGGAAAGCGTTCCGGGGCTGGCAAAGACGACGGCGGCGAAGACCCTCGCCGAAAGCCTGTCCGCACGTTTCCAGCGCATCCAGTGCACACCGGACCTGCTGCCCAGCGACATCACCGGCGGGCAGATCTGGGACCAGAAGAACGGTGAGTTCAAGGTCTCGTTCGGCCCGGTGCACGCCAATATCGTGCTGCTCGACGAGATCAACCGGTCATCGGCGAAAACCCAGAGCGCAATGCTGGAAGCCATGGAGGAACGCCAGACCACCATCGGCGGAACGGTCTACCCCCTGCCGAACCCGTTCCTGGTGCTCGCCACGCAGAACCCCATCGACCAAGAGGGCACGTATCAGCTCTCCGAGGCGCAGATGGACCGCTTCATGCTGAAGGACATCCTCACCTACCCCACGGCAGAGGATGAGGAGGAAGTCATCTCGCGGGTCGCCGGCGGGGTGTTCGAGACTCGGCCGGAGGCCGGCAACGGACAACTCGACATCCAGCGGGTGCTGTGGCTTCAAGCCATGTTCAAGCGGGTGTTCATCGACCGCTCGATCGTGAAGTACACGACCTACATCGTCAACGCGACCAGGCATCCCAAGAACTACCTGGAACCGCAGCTGGCCGATCTCATCCAGTTCGGTGCCAGCCCCCGGGCCACCATTTCTCTCTGCCGGGCGGCGTGCGCACACGCCCTGCTGGAAGGCCGGCCCTACGCAGTCCCCGACGATGTCAAGGCCGTTGCCAAACGTGTTCTGCGGCACCGGATCATACTGAAATTCCAGGCCTCTGCCCAAGGTGTCACCCCGGAATATCTCATCGACGGCATCCTGCACCGCGTTCCGACGCCGTAG
- a CDS encoding vWA domain-containing protein produces the protein MKLSVAPVFPIWLIVAFVLVAVGLRIAAAIVSTRRRGRMPDGREWLRIGMALVAIVCLGLAATRLGDESDAERPPRLTTTAEESNINVFLVIDRSAGMNASGFGRSAGTSYGDSETRLEGAMKDAQVVLTKYPDARFSVISYAETARVDWPISRDEWSLAPFLQNFRPYGERSTDGVVKTDVAAANSLLKDQLNAASRTYPGSANLVFIFGAGSDSDNPEFDIPLAQVSGGAVFGYGTNDTKPRIYAGPNYDTVDVPLNEEALTTAADSLGIPFQKRESGLVSADELPSAVPQAAPADPINPKVPHPDRTEFYWFFAAIAAALFGVELYGLAGHWLRRRRGTVRK, from the coding sequence GTGAAACTCAGCGTCGCCCCGGTTTTCCCGATCTGGTTGATCGTCGCGTTCGTGCTCGTGGCGGTCGGCCTGCGAATTGCCGCCGCCATCGTCAGCACCCGCCGCCGAGGGCGGATGCCCGACGGCCGGGAGTGGCTGCGCATCGGCATGGCCCTGGTGGCCATCGTGTGTCTCGGCCTGGCCGCCACCCGCCTCGGCGACGAGTCCGATGCCGAGCGCCCGCCCCGGCTGACCACCACCGCCGAAGAATCCAACATCAACGTGTTCCTGGTGATCGATCGCTCGGCGGGCATGAATGCCAGCGGCTTCGGCCGTTCGGCGGGAACCAGCTACGGCGACAGTGAAACCCGTTTGGAGGGCGCCATGAAGGACGCCCAGGTGGTGCTGACGAAGTATCCGGATGCCCGGTTCAGCGTGATCTCCTACGCCGAGACCGCCCGCGTCGACTGGCCGATCTCGCGGGACGAGTGGAGCCTGGCCCCGTTCCTGCAGAACTTCAGACCCTACGGCGAGCGGTCGACCGATGGTGTGGTGAAAACCGATGTTGCGGCGGCGAATTCGCTTCTCAAAGACCAACTCAACGCAGCCTCACGCACGTACCCGGGGTCGGCGAATCTCGTCTTCATCTTCGGTGCGGGCAGCGACTCGGACAATCCGGAGTTCGACATCCCACTGGCCCAGGTATCCGGCGGGGCGGTGTTCGGCTACGGGACCAACGACACCAAACCACGCATCTACGCCGGCCCGAACTACGACACGGTCGACGTCCCGCTCAACGAAGAGGCCCTGACCACCGCGGCCGACAGTCTGGGTATTCCGTTCCAGAAGCGTGAGAGCGGGTTGGTCAGCGCCGACGAACTGCCCTCTGCGGTGCCCCAAGCTGCCCCCGCCGATCCGATCAATCCGAAAGTCCCGCATCCGGATCGCACCGAGTTCTACTGGTTCTTCGCCGCGATCGCCGCAGCGCTGTTCGGCGTCGAACTGTACGGGCTGGCCGGTCACTGGCTGCGACGCAGAAGGGGGACGGTACGGAAATGA
- a CDS encoding GAP family protein: MWIPLLVMAAAVSLEPFRIGMTVLMLNRPRPLLQLLAFLIGGFAMGTTVGMVVLFLLRPALGSAHFTLPRMQLVVGALALVTAAVLAVGWPTRVAGPKPGREPGPLMARIRQLLGGHSLWTAGVAGLGIALPSVDYLAALALIVASGAAAATQMGALLLFNVVAFGLVEIPLISYLVAPERTRATLAALHDWLQTQRHRKVAAVLAIVGCVLLVVGFAGL; the protein is encoded by the coding sequence ATGTGGATTCCGCTTCTGGTGATGGCCGCCGCCGTCAGCCTGGAGCCCTTCCGCATCGGCATGACCGTTCTGATGCTCAACCGCCCGCGGCCGCTGCTGCAACTGCTGGCCTTCCTCATCGGCGGATTTGCCATGGGCACCACGGTGGGCATGGTGGTGCTGTTCCTCCTGCGGCCAGCCCTCGGGTCGGCCCATTTCACCCTGCCCAGGATGCAGCTGGTGGTGGGGGCACTGGCCCTCGTGACGGCAGCCGTCCTGGCCGTGGGATGGCCGACGCGTGTGGCGGGGCCGAAACCCGGCCGAGAGCCCGGGCCATTGATGGCACGCATCCGGCAACTGCTGGGCGGCCATTCGCTGTGGACCGCCGGCGTCGCGGGCCTGGGCATCGCGCTGCCCTCGGTCGACTATCTGGCCGCGCTGGCGCTCATCGTCGCCTCCGGTGCCGCGGCAGCCACCCAGATGGGTGCCCTGCTGCTGTTCAACGTGGTGGCGTTCGGCCTCGTGGAGATTCCGCTGATCTCCTACCTCGTGGCACCCGAACGCACCCGGGCCACGCTGGCAGCCCTGCACGACTGGCTGCAGACCCAGCGCCACCGCAAGGTCGCCGCCGTGCTGGCGATCGTCGGCTGCGTGCTGCTCGTCGTGGGATTCGCCGGCCTGTAG
- a CDS encoding flavin reductase family protein produces the protein MSATELSPTSLREAFGHFPSGVIAIAAEVEGTLVGLAASTFVPVSLDPPLVSFCVQNSSTTWPKLKDLPSLGISVLGESHDAAARTLAAKTGDRFAGLETESRESGAVFIHGTSVWLESTIEQLVEAGDHTIVVLRVSDITVNADVAPIVFHRSTFRKLGA, from the coding sequence ATGAGTGCAACAGAATTGAGCCCGACGTCGCTGCGTGAAGCGTTCGGCCACTTCCCGTCCGGTGTCATCGCGATTGCTGCCGAGGTGGAGGGCACCCTCGTCGGCCTGGCGGCCAGCACTTTCGTGCCGGTGTCGCTCGACCCGCCGCTGGTGTCGTTCTGCGTGCAGAATTCTTCGACCACGTGGCCCAAGCTCAAGGATCTGCCGTCGCTGGGAATCAGCGTGCTCGGCGAATCTCACGACGCGGCGGCCCGCACACTCGCGGCCAAGACCGGGGATCGGTTCGCCGGCCTGGAGACCGAGTCACGCGAATCCGGGGCGGTGTTCATCCACGGAACCAGCGTGTGGTTGGAGAGCACCATCGAGCAGCTGGTGGAGGCCGGCGATCACACCATCGTGGTGCTGCGCGTCAGCGACATCACGGTCAATGCTGACGTGGCACCAATCGTTTTCCACCGCAGCACGTTCCGCAAGCTCGGCGCCTGA
- a CDS encoding fumarate reductase/succinate dehydrogenase flavoprotein subunit, with the protein MGELERHTYDVVVIGAGGAGLRAVIEARERGLRVAVVTKSLFGKAHTVMAEGGCAAAMRNVNTKDSWQVHFGDTMRGGKFLNNWRMAELHAQEAPDRVWELETYGALFDRTKDGRISQRNFGGHTYPRLAHVGDRTGLEIIRTLQQKIVSLQQEDKKELGDYEARIKVFHECSITDLIKDGDRIAGAFGYYRETGNFVLFEAPAIVLATGGIGKSFKVSSNSWEYTGDGHALALRAGSGLINMEFIQFHPTGMVWPLSVKGILVTEGVRGDGGVLKNSEGKRFMFDYIPAVFKGQYAETEEEADQWLKDNDSARRTPDLLPRDEVARAINSEVKAGRGSPHGGVYLDIASRMPTEEIKRRLPSMYHQFMELAEVDITKDEMEVGPTCHYVMGGIEVDPDTGGAATPGLFAAGECSGGMHGSNRLGGNSLSDLLVFGRRAGLGAADYVAALPERPKVSEAALIEATELALAPFESHANPENPYTLHAELQQCMNDLVGIIRKEEEIQEALAKLAELRTRVHNVSVEGGRAFNPGWHLAIDMRNMLLVSECVAKAALARTESRGGHTRDDYPDMDANWRNTLLVCRAVGEDQVVPDVTVTPESQLPMREDLLATFELSELEKYYTAQELAEHPDRKG; encoded by the coding sequence ATGGGTGAGCTGGAGCGGCACACTTACGACGTTGTCGTGATCGGTGCCGGTGGGGCAGGTCTGCGCGCGGTGATCGAGGCCCGCGAACGCGGCCTGCGGGTGGCCGTGGTGACCAAGTCGTTGTTCGGCAAGGCCCACACCGTGATGGCCGAGGGTGGCTGCGCGGCGGCCATGCGCAACGTCAACACCAAGGACTCCTGGCAGGTGCACTTCGGTGACACCATGCGCGGCGGCAAGTTCCTCAACAACTGGCGGATGGCCGAACTGCACGCCCAGGAAGCCCCCGACCGGGTGTGGGAGCTGGAAACCTACGGCGCCCTGTTCGACCGGACCAAGGACGGCCGGATCAGCCAGCGCAACTTCGGCGGGCACACCTACCCGCGGCTGGCCCACGTCGGCGACCGCACCGGCCTGGAGATCATCCGCACACTGCAGCAGAAGATCGTCTCGCTCCAGCAGGAGGACAAGAAGGAACTCGGCGACTACGAGGCCCGTATCAAGGTCTTCCACGAGTGCTCCATCACCGACCTGATCAAGGACGGCGACCGGATCGCCGGCGCCTTCGGCTACTACCGCGAGACCGGCAACTTCGTGCTGTTCGAAGCGCCCGCGATCGTGCTGGCCACCGGCGGTATCGGCAAGTCGTTCAAGGTGTCGTCGAACTCCTGGGAGTACACCGGCGACGGCCACGCCCTGGCGCTGCGCGCCGGGTCGGGCCTGATCAACATGGAGTTCATCCAGTTCCACCCGACCGGCATGGTGTGGCCGCTGTCGGTCAAGGGCATCCTGGTGACCGAGGGTGTCCGCGGGGACGGCGGAGTGCTCAAGAACTCCGAGGGCAAGCGGTTCATGTTCGACTACATCCCCGCGGTGTTCAAGGGTCAGTACGCCGAGACCGAGGAAGAAGCCGACCAGTGGCTCAAGGACAACGACTCCGCGCGGCGCACGCCTGACCTGCTCCCCCGCGACGAGGTGGCCCGGGCCATCAACTCCGAGGTCAAGGCCGGCCGCGGCTCGCCACACGGCGGCGTGTACCTCGACATCGCCTCGCGCATGCCGACCGAGGAGATCAAGCGTCGGCTGCCGTCGATGTACCACCAGTTCATGGAGCTGGCCGAGGTCGACATCACCAAGGACGAGATGGAAGTCGGCCCCACCTGTCACTACGTGATGGGCGGTATCGAGGTCGATCCGGACACCGGTGGCGCGGCCACCCCCGGGTTGTTCGCCGCGGGCGAGTGCTCAGGTGGTATGCACGGCTCCAATCGCCTTGGCGGCAACTCACTTTCGGATCTGCTGGTGTTCGGCCGACGCGCCGGGCTCGGCGCCGCCGACTATGTGGCGGCGCTGCCCGAGCGGCCCAAGGTCAGCGAAGCAGCGCTCATCGAGGCCACCGAGTTGGCGTTGGCGCCGTTCGAGTCTCACGCCAATCCGGAGAATCCGTACACGCTGCACGCCGAGTTGCAGCAGTGCATGAACGACCTGGTCGGCATCATCCGCAAGGAAGAGGAGATCCAGGAAGCCCTGGCCAAGCTGGCCGAGCTGCGGACCCGCGTGCACAACGTCAGCGTCGAGGGCGGTCGCGCCTTCAACCCGGGCTGGCACCTGGCCATCGACATGCGCAACATGCTGCTGGTCAGCGAGTGCGTGGCCAAGGCCGCGCTGGCCCGCACCGAAAGCCGGGGCGGGCACACCCGCGACGACTATCCGGACATGGATGCCAACTGGCGCAACACCCTGCTGGTGTGCCGGGCGGTCGGCGAGGACCAGGTGGTGCCGGACGTGACGGTGACGCCCGAGTCGCAGCTGCCGATGAGGGAGGACCTGCTGGCCACGTTCGAGCTGTCCGAACTCGAAAAGTACTACACCGCACAAGAACTGGCCGAGCACCCAGATCGGAAGGGCTGA
- a CDS encoding DUF58 domain-containing protein encodes MGDILNRVRAQLNFDPRAVGMRLRSHRVLEGGHTSLQFGRSDDFVDLREYAIGDDVRDIDWKASARNTHLVVRRYVAEKAQEFLLIADTGANLLAHAPSGESKRDLAILSLGAVGLVASAQADKISLVYGDDRGSSIEPGKTGEDHLEQMLTLLSHINIEVGNPSNIVRQLEFVAGNLDKRYAVYIVCDQPAVTPELVAAAMTVRGRNAIHWILIEDLDILGQPHAADEVLDVATGKALLTPSVLGARVLESYRRAEAARRAEWESFIAQLDSPCVRISSRADIGPALSVLSEGRR; translated from the coding sequence ATGGGGGACATTCTCAACCGGGTCCGCGCCCAACTCAATTTCGACCCTCGGGCCGTCGGGATGCGCCTGCGGTCACACCGGGTGTTGGAGGGCGGCCACACCTCGCTGCAGTTCGGCCGCAGCGACGATTTCGTCGACCTGCGCGAGTACGCCATCGGCGACGACGTCCGCGACATCGACTGGAAGGCGTCGGCCCGCAACACCCACCTGGTGGTCCGCCGGTACGTCGCGGAGAAGGCCCAGGAGTTCCTGCTGATCGCCGATACCGGTGCCAACCTGCTCGCCCACGCCCCGAGCGGAGAAAGCAAACGTGACCTGGCGATCTTGTCCCTCGGGGCGGTCGGGCTGGTCGCCTCGGCCCAGGCCGACAAGATCAGCCTGGTCTACGGGGACGACCGCGGATCGTCCATCGAGCCGGGCAAGACCGGCGAGGACCATCTCGAGCAGATGCTGACCCTGCTCAGCCACATCAACATCGAGGTCGGCAACCCGTCCAACATCGTCAGGCAGCTCGAGTTCGTGGCCGGCAATCTGGACAAGCGCTACGCCGTCTACATCGTCTGCGATCAGCCCGCTGTCACACCGGAACTCGTGGCAGCGGCGATGACGGTGCGGGGTCGCAACGCGATCCACTGGATCCTGATCGAGGACCTCGACATCCTCGGGCAACCGCACGCCGCCGACGAGGTGCTCGACGTGGCCACCGGCAAGGCCCTGCTCACCCCGTCGGTCCTGGGAGCCAGGGTGCTGGAGTCCTACCGCCGGGCCGAGGCGGCGCGCCGGGCTGAATGGGAGTCGTTCATCGCGCAACTCGACAGTCCGTGTGTCCGTATCTCGTCGCGGGCCGATATCGGCCCGGCCCTGTCCGTGCTGTCGGAGGGACGACGCTGA